Proteins from a genomic interval of Thamnophis elegans isolate rThaEle1 chromosome 2, rThaEle1.pri, whole genome shotgun sequence:
- the NKX2-5 gene encoding homeobox protein Nkx-2.5 has product MFPSPVTSTPFSVKDILSLEHPSGLASLELSALGSPSSCMLATFKQESYPAEDAPLAEAPAGLAKGSGSTFPGPFFAKSYVEIEPSKEPKESKKELCVLSKSLEQEKRDAEEAERPRQRKRRKPRVLFSQAQVYELERRFKQQKYLSAPERDHLANVLKLTSTQVKIWFQNRRYKCKRQRQDQSLELVGSIPPPRRIAVPVLVRDGKPCLGDSSPYSSPYNVSLNPYSYNSYPAYGSYGSGGGGGGTGACNASYSCSYPAVQSVQPSAAANFMNFSVGDLNPVQTSIPQGNGGLSALHGIRAW; this is encoded by the exons ATGTTCCCGAGCCCTGTGACCAGTACGCCTTTCTCCGTCAAGGATATCTTGAGTCTGGAGCATCCCAGCGGCCTGGCCTCCCTGGAGCTCTCGGCCTTGGGGTCGCCCTCCTCCTGCATGCTGGCCACCTTCAAGCAAGAGTCCTACCCGGCAGAGGACGCCCCTCTCGCCGAGGCCCCAGCCGGCCTGGCCAAAGGCAGCGGCAGCACTTTCCCCGGCCCTTTCTTCGCCAAGAGTTACGTGGAGATAGAACCGAGCAAGGAGCCGAAAGAGAGCAAAAAag AGCTCTGCGTCCTCTCGAAGTCGCTGGAGCAGGAGAAGCGGGACGCCGAAGAGGCGGAGCGGCCCCGGCAGAGGAAGAGGCGGAAACCCCGCGTGCTTTTCTCGCAAGCGCAAGTCTACGAGCTGGAGCGCCGCTTCAAGCAGCAGAAATACCTCTCGGCACCGGAGAGGGACCACTTGGCTAACGTGCTGAAGCTTACCTCCACTCAGGTGAAGATCTGGTTCCAGAACCGCCGCTACAAGTGCAAGAGGCAAAGGCAGGATCAGAGCCTGGAGCTGGTGGGCAGCATCCCGCCGCCTCGCCGGATAGCCGTGCCGGTCCTGGTCCGCGACGGGAAGCCCTGCCTGGGAGACTCGTCCCCGTACAGCTCGCCCTACAACGTCAGCCTCAACCCCTACAGCTACAACTCCTACCCGGCCTACGGCAGCTACGgcagtggtggtggcggcggcggcaccGGGGCATGCAACGCCAGCTATAGCTGCAGCtatccagccgtgcagagcgtcCAGCCTTCGGCCGCCGCCAACTTCATGAACTTCAGCGTCGGGGACTTGAACCCGGTGCAGACGTCCATCCCGCAAGGGAACGGCGGCCTTTCCGCGTTGCATGGCATCCGAGCCTGGTAG